A single region of the Raphanus sativus cultivar WK10039 chromosome 1, ASM80110v3, whole genome shotgun sequence genome encodes:
- the LOC130497118 gene encoding uncharacterized protein LOC130497118 codes for MFFRETRVTEADIEEIFNQIRDELKKKSDHGEFIISCHIKGIEFTHALCDTRASASILPKVMADHLGLKVEPTKEFFCFVDCSRKIFLGIIRDLEVQIGNALVPVDFHVLDIKLNWNFSLLLGRAFLATVGAVCDLQTDKVCLTLINPKICYDPVKVVKPQTSCKQPPNEAKLVATCYCEVEYETEYSESIDTHTESSIDTANPQSIDQSVITSIDSGDSFHSTSIDSTPMYEADHFSGDYSVGSWETDYYQPTYAMETNEEEHDEDYIRKQK; via the coding sequence ATGTTCTTTAGAGAAACAAGAGTAACAGAGGCTGACATTGAGGAGATATTCAACCAAATCAGAGAtgagctgaagaagaagagtgatcatGGGGAGTTCATTATCTCATGCCACATTAAGGGCATTGAATTCACCCATGCACTATGTGATACAAGAGCATCAGCCAGCATCCTACCAAAGGTTATGGCAGACCACCTAGGTTTGAAGGTAGAACCTACAAAGGAATTCTTTTGCTTTGTAGATTGTTCCAGGAAGATTTTTTTAGGAATCATCAGAGACCTTGAGGTACAGATTGGCAATGCCCTAGTTCCAGTTGACTtccatgtcctagacatcaagttaaattggaacttTTCTTTactacttggaagagcattctTAGCCACTGTTGGAGCTGTTTGTGATTTGCAAACAGACAAGGTGTGTTTGACACTAATCAACCCAAAGATTTGCTATGATCCAGTCAAAGTTGTCAAGCCACAAACATCCTGTAAACAGCCTCCAAATGAAGCTAAACTCGTAGCAACATGCTactgtgaagtcgagtacgaaaCAGAGTACTcggaatcgatcgacactcacacagagtcatcgatcgatactgctAATCCACAATCGATCGACCAGTCTGTcatcacatcgatcgattcAGGCGACAGTTTTCACTCCACATCGATTGATAGTACACCTATGTACGAAGCTGATCACTTTTCCGGTGACTATTCTGTTGGGAGTTGGGAAACAGACTACTACCAGCCTACATACGCAATGGAGACAAATGAAGAGGAGCATGATGAGGACTACATAAGGAAACAGAAATAG